One window of Dehalococcoidia bacterium genomic DNA carries:
- a CDS encoding SDR family NAD(P)-dependent oxidoreductase, producing MGKLDGKVCVITGASRGIGAEIARVFAAEGGKVIAAARTLHEGEHPLEGSLETTVNSIKQAG from the coding sequence ATGGGCAAGCTCGACGGCAAGGTGTGCGTGATAACGGGCGCCAGCAGGGGGATCGGCGCCGAGATAGCGCGGGTGTTCGCGGCCGAGGGCGGCAAGGTGATTGCCGCGGCCCGCACCCTGCACGAGGGTGAGCACCCGCTCGAAGGGTCGCTCGAGACCACTGTGAACAGCATCAAGCAGGCGGG